Proteins from a genomic interval of Toxotes jaculatrix isolate fToxJac2 chromosome 5, fToxJac2.pri, whole genome shotgun sequence:
- the exosc6 gene encoding exosome complex component MTR3 → MPTDTKRVRGPEVSQSPSLFLCKPAAVLPPRGPRADGRQRDQVDVRPVFVRCGLVSQAKGSAYIEAGNTKLMCCVYGPKETERKDETDMKCGRLTTDMRFAPFSCPERGSWIQGSQDKDFSLMLHESLQPAVCLHKYPRSQIEVNVMILENSGSVLAHAVTCASLALADAGIEMYDLVLGCSIRQDGASYVVDPSYMEENSCSVSSENQGSLTVAFLPSLNQISGLQSDGEMTEETLTAGVRTCIEGCYKLYPVIQQALARGVRRAALPPSES, encoded by the exons ATGCCGACCGACACAAAGCGTGTACGCGGCCCCGAAGTGTCCCAAAGCCCGTCTCTGTTTTTGTGCAAACCCGCGGCTGTCCTCCCGCCGCGCGGCCCCAGAGCGGACGGTCGGCAGCGGGACCAAGTGGACGTCCGGCCCGTTTTTGTCCGGTGCGGGCTGGTGAGCCAGGCTAAAGGGTCCGCGTACATCGAGGCTGGAAACACCAAGCTGATGTGCTGCGTGTATGGCCCCAAAGAAACAGAGCGGAAAGATGAGACCGATATGAAATGTGGAAG ATTGACCACTGACATGCGTTTTGCTCCATTTTCCTGCCCTGAGAGGGGATCCTGGATTCAGGGGAGCCAGGACAAGGACTTCTCCCTGATGCTACATGAGAGTCTACAGCCGGCGGTGTGCCTCCACAAATACCCCCGCTCTCAGATTGAGGTCAACGTGATGATTCTCGAGAACAGCGGTTCAGTTCTGGCTCATGCAGTCACATGCGCTTCTCTCGCTCTCGCAGATGCAGGGATCGAAATGTATGATCTGGTGCTCGGCTGTTCCATCCGGCAGGATGGCGCCTCTTATGTGGTTGACCCTTCCTACATGGAGgaaaacagctgctcagtcaGCAGCGAGAACCAGGGCAGTCTGACTGTTGCATTCCTCCCCAGCCTGAACCAGATTTCTGGGCTGCAGTCAGATGGAGAAATGACAGAAGAGACTCTGACAGCCGGGGTACGGACCTGCATCGAGGGATGCTATAAACTGTACCCGGTCATCCAACAAGCTTTGGCCCGAGGTGTGCGCAGGGCTGCGCTCCCACCATCAGAGAGCTGA
- the aars1 gene encoding alanine--tRNA ligase, cytoplasmic, protein MDSSLSAAQIREKFIDFFRRYEHQYVHSSSTIPLDDPTLLFANAGMNQFKPIFLNTIDPSHPMARLRRAANTQKCIRAGGKHNDLDDVGKDVYHHTFFEMLGSWSFGDYFKQLACKMALELLTQEFGISIDRLYVTYFGGNADAGLEPDLECKQIWIDLGVEEARILPGSMKDNFWEMGDTGPCGPCSEIHYDRIGGRDASHLVNMDDPNVLEIWNLVFIQFNRESETELKPLPKKSIDTGMGLERLVSVLQNKMSNYDTDLFIPYFEAIQKGTGARPYTGKVGAEDADGIDMAYRVLADHARTITIALSDGGRPDNTGRGYVLRRILRRAVRYSHEKLGAQKGFFASLVDVVVDSLGNAFPELKKDPEMVKDIINEEEAQFLKTLSRGRRILDRKIMSLGDCKTIPGDTAWLLYDTYGFPLDLTSLIAEEKGMAVDMAAFEEEKKAAQLKSQGKGAGDEDHIMLDIYAIEELRNKKIPATDDSPKYKYTSNEDGSYEFQQASATVLALRRDRAFCDEVTTGQECGVLLDQTSFYAEQGGQTFDEGFMLREDDSTEDRMEFTVKNTQVRGGYVLHVGTVYGTLKVGDRVTLHIDEARRRPIMSNHTATHILNFALRGVLGEADQRGSLVASDRLRFDFTAKGALSTGEVRRTEEIACAMIRDAKPVYAMEAPLAEAKAIQGLRAVFDETYPDPVRVVSIGIPVEELLSDPNSPAGSLTSIEFCGGTHLQNSGHAVPFVIVSEEAIAKGIRRIVAVTGTEAQKAQRKADALRQALSALGDKVKQQTAPNKDIQKEIADMTESIGTAVISQWQKDEMRETLKGLKKTMDDLDRTYKADIQKRVLEKTKEVIENSPNQTLLIMEMETGASAKALNESLKLLKTHSPQTAAMLFTVDLDAGKITCLCQVPQDVANRGLKASEWVQELCPLLDGKGGGKDMSAQATGRNTQCLQEALQMANEFARLKLGEN, encoded by the exons ATGGACTCCTCTTTGAGTGCAGCTCAGATCCGTGAGAAGTTCATCGACTTCTTCCGTCGCTATGAGCACCAGTACGTGCACTCGTCATCCACCATCCCACTGGACGACCCCACGCTGCTTTTCGCCAATGCTGGCATGAACCAG TTCAAGCCCATCTTCCTCAACACCATCGATCCGTCCCACCCTATGGCCAGGCTACGCCGTGCCGCCAACACCCAAAAGTGCATCCGTGCAGGAGGCAAACACAATGACCTGGACGATGTGGGTAAAGATGTCTACCACCACACCTTCTTCGAGATGCTGGGGTCCTGGTCCTTTGGGGACTACTTTAAG caaCTGGCCTGTAAGATGGCCTTGGAGCTCCTGACCCAGGAGTTTGGCATTTCCATCGACCGTCTGTACGTCACCTACTTTGGGGGTAACGCAGACGCAGGCCTGGAGCCCGACCTGGAGTGCAAACAGATCTGGATTGACTTGGG GGTGGAGGAGGCTCGCATCCTGCCTGGCAGTATGAAGGATAACTTCTGGGAGATGGGAGACACTGGTCCCTGCGGCCCCTGCAGCGAGATCCACTACGACCGCATCGGAGGGAGAGACGCCTCTCACCTGGTGAACATGGACGATCCCAACGTCCTGGAGATCTGGAACCTGGTGTTCATCCAGTTCAACAG GGAGTCAGAGACGGAGCTGAAGCCGCTGCCTAAGAAGAGCATCGACACAGGGATGGGTCTGGAGCGCCTGGTGTCTGTTCTGCAGAACAAAATGTCCAACTACGACACTGATCTCTTCATCCCGTACTTCGAAGCCATTCAGAAG ggcACAGGTGCTCGACCTTACACTGGTAAAGTGGGCGCTGAGGATGCTGACGGTATCGACATGGCCTACCGTGTGCTGGCTGACCACGCCCGCACCATCACCATCGCCTTATCCGACGGTGGCCGGCCTGACAACACAGGAAGAGG ATACGTGTTGAGGAGGATCCTGCGTCGTGCAGTTCGCTATTCCCACGAGAAGCTGGGAGCTCAGAAAGGCTTTTTTGCCTCTCTGGTGGATGTGGTGGTCGATTCCCTG gGCAACGCTTTCCCGGAGTTGAAGAAAGACCCAGAAATGGTGAAGGACATTATTAATGAGGAGGAGGCGCAGTTCCTCAAAACCCTCAGCAGGGGACGCCGTATCCTCGATAGGAAGATCATGAGTCTGGGAGACTGCAAGACCATCCCAG GTGACACGGCATGGCTGTTGTATGACACATACGGCTTCCCTCTGGACCTGACCTCCCTCATCGCAGAGGAGAAGGGCATGGCGGTGGACATGGCTGCCtttgaagaggagaagaaggcagCACAG ttgaaGTCCCAGGGTAAGGGTGCAGGAGACGAGGACCACATCATGTTGGACATCTACGCCATCGAAGAGCTGAGAAACAAGAAGATACCCGCCACAGACGACTCTCCCAAATACAAATACACCTCGAACGAAGACGGCAGCTACG AGTTTCAGCAGGCCTCAGCTACAGTGCTGGCCCTGCGGCGTGACCGCGCCTTCTGCGATGAGGTGACCACAGGTCAGGAGTGCGGCGTGCTGCTGGACCAGACGTCCTTCTACGCCGAGCAGGGTGGACAGACGTTTGACGAGGGCTTCATGCTGCGGGAGGACGACAGCACAGAGGAT CGGATGGAGTTCACAGTGAAGAATACACAGGTTCGAGGAGGTTACGTTCTCCACGTGGGGACGGTCTATGGAACGCTGAAGGTCGGAGACCGTGTCACCCTACACATAGATGAG GCTCGTCGCAGGCCCATCATGAGCAACCACACCGCCACGCACATCTTAAACTTCGCTCTGCGAGGGGTTCTGGGAGAGGCAGACCAGAGGGGCTCCCTGGTCGCTTCCGATCGCCTGCGCTTTGACTTCACCGCTAAAGGTGCCCTTAGCACGGGGGAGGTCCGCCGGACTGAGGAGATCGCTTGTGCCATGATAAGAGATGCTAAG CCCGTGTACGCCATGGAAGCCCCCCTGGCAGAAGCCAAGGCCATTCAGGGTCTGCGTGCCGTGTTTGATGAGACCTACCCCGACCCCGTCCGAGTCGTGTCTATCGGCATCCCCGTCGAGGAGCTGCTGAGTGACCCCAACAGTCCCGCTGGCTCCCTCACCTCCATTGAGTTTTGTGGTGGAAC CCATCTGCAGAACTCGGGTCACGCTGTGCCATTTGTCATCGTCTCAGAGGAGGCCATCGCTAAGGGCATCCGCCGCATTGTAGCTGTGACAGGGACGGAGGCCCAGAAG GCCCAGAGGAAAGCAGACGCCCTGCGCCAGGCTCTGTCCGCACTGGGAGACAAGGTGAAGCAGCAGACGGCCCCGAACAAGGACATACAGAAAGAGATCGCCGACATGACTGAG TCAATAGGCACTGCAGTGATCTCCCAGTGGCAGAAGGACGAGATGAGGGAAACCCTGAAGGGCCTGAAGAAGACCATGGACGACCTGGACCGCACCTACAAGGCCGACATCCAGAAGAGAGTCCTGGAGAAGACCAAGGAGGTGATCGAGAACAGTCCCAACCAAACGCTGCTCATTATGGAGATGGAGACCGGAGCCTCAGCTAAG gctttGAATgagtcactgaagctgctgaagaCGCACTCGCCTCAGACCGCTGCGATGCTCTTCACCGTCGACCTTGACGCCGGCAAGATCACCTGTCTGTGTCAAGTCCCTCAG gaTGTGGCCAACCGTGGTCTGAAGGCCAGCGAGTGGGTTCAGGAGTTGTGCCCCCTGCTGGACGGCAAAGGCGGCGGCAAGGACATGTCGGCCCAGGCCACAGGCAGGAACACGCAGTGCCTGCAGGAGGCGCTACAGATGGCCAACGAGTTTGCACGACTCAAACTGGGTGAGAACTAA
- the psme3ip1 gene encoding PSME3-interacting protein isoform X2 produces the protein MAGGGAAGVDLSRKFVSEAELDERRKKRQEEWEKVRKPDDPEEAPEEEYDPRSLYERLQEQKDKKQEEYEEQFKFRNMVRGLDEDESGFLDEVSRQQSLVEKQRRDEENQELLEYRSALLKQASAESRREPEKKAAPKHSGSEQKTSHLSQAHLLAGAVKRRSSSQSSDSSKKQKVELTTATTGNGDRHTEQEGGAGGGAGGAEDQQTVPGLTAKTPSAPLSSGQGVLHLPSAAVCVGVLPGLWVYSGSSDSDSSSDSEV, from the exons ATGGCAGGGGGAGGGGCAGCGGGCGTCGACCTCAGCAGGAAGTTTGTGTCGGAGGCAGAGCTtgatgagaggagaaagaaaagacaggaggagTGGGAGAAAGTCAGGAAACCTGACGACCCAGAGG AGGCCCCAGAGGAAGAGTACGACCCACGATCCCTCTATGAGCGACTGCAGGAGCAGAAAGACAAGAAGCAGGAGGAATATGAAGAGCAATTTAAATTCA GGAACATGGTGAGGGGATTGGACGAGGATGAGTCCGGCTTCCTGGACGAGGTCTCCCGGCAACAGAGCCTAGTAGAGAAGCAACGCAGGGACGAGGAGAATCAGGAGCTGCTGGAATACAGA AGTGCTCTGTTGAAGCAAGCGTCCGCTGAAAGCCGCAGAGAGCCTGAAAAGAAGGCAGCGCCAAAACATTCAGGATCAGAGCAAAAAACCAGCCACCTGTCTCAGGCCCATTTATTGGCAGGAGCTGTCAAGAGACGCAG TTCCTCCCAGTCGTCAGACAGCAGCAAGAAACAGAAGGTGGAACTCACAACAGCAACGACAGGAaatggagacagacacacag aacaggagggaggagcaggaggaggagcagggggagcTGAAGATCAACAAACAGTCCCCGGCCTGACGGCGAAGACGCCCTCGGCTCCCCTGAGCTCCGGTCAGGGCGTGTTACACCTGCCGTCAGCAGCCGTGTGCGTCGGCGTTTTACCGGGACTGTGGGTTTATTCCGGAAGCAGCGACTCTGACAGCAGCTCGGACAGCGAAG TTTAA
- the psme3ip1 gene encoding PSME3-interacting protein isoform X1, with translation MAGGGAAGVDLSRKFVSEAELDERRKKRQEEWEKVRKPDDPEEAPEEEYDPRSLYERLQEQKDKKQEEYEEQFKFRNMVRGLDEDESGFLDEVSRQQSLVEKQRRDEENQELLEYRSALLKQASAESRREPEKKAAPKHSGSEQKTSHLSQAHLLAGAVKRRSSSQSSDSSKKQKVELTTATTGNGDRHTEQEGGAGGGAGGAEDQQTVPGLTAKTPSAPLSSGQGVLHLPSAAVCVGVLPGLWVYSGSSDSDSSSDSEGSVDAIMLPYPRHSRAYR, from the exons ATGGCAGGGGGAGGGGCAGCGGGCGTCGACCTCAGCAGGAAGTTTGTGTCGGAGGCAGAGCTtgatgagaggagaaagaaaagacaggaggagTGGGAGAAAGTCAGGAAACCTGACGACCCAGAGG AGGCCCCAGAGGAAGAGTACGACCCACGATCCCTCTATGAGCGACTGCAGGAGCAGAAAGACAAGAAGCAGGAGGAATATGAAGAGCAATTTAAATTCA GGAACATGGTGAGGGGATTGGACGAGGATGAGTCCGGCTTCCTGGACGAGGTCTCCCGGCAACAGAGCCTAGTAGAGAAGCAACGCAGGGACGAGGAGAATCAGGAGCTGCTGGAATACAGA AGTGCTCTGTTGAAGCAAGCGTCCGCTGAAAGCCGCAGAGAGCCTGAAAAGAAGGCAGCGCCAAAACATTCAGGATCAGAGCAAAAAACCAGCCACCTGTCTCAGGCCCATTTATTGGCAGGAGCTGTCAAGAGACGCAG TTCCTCCCAGTCGTCAGACAGCAGCAAGAAACAGAAGGTGGAACTCACAACAGCAACGACAGGAaatggagacagacacacag aacaggagggaggagcaggaggaggagcagggggagcTGAAGATCAACAAACAGTCCCCGGCCTGACGGCGAAGACGCCCTCGGCTCCCCTGAGCTCCGGTCAGGGCGTGTTACACCTGCCGTCAGCAGCCGTGTGCGTCGGCGTTTTACCGGGACTGTGGGTTTATTCCGGAAGCAGCGACTCTGACAGCAGCTCGGACAGCGAAGGTAGCGTGGACGCAATCATGTTGCCGTACCCCCGGCACAGCAGGGCTTACAGATAG